From one Mycosarcoma maydis chromosome 17, whole genome shotgun sequence genomic stretch:
- a CDS encoding putative D-ribulose-5-phosphate 3-epimerase → MPATKIAPSVLASDLGNLNCECQRMMDSGADWLHMDIMDGHFVPNIVMGAPVIASVSKAVPNIFMDCHMMVSDPGKWVKDISEAGGASYTFHLEATDDPMDVVRQIKATKMRAAVAINPGTPASEISDELGNAVDMILVMTVWPGAGGQKFMKECMPKVAELRARFPDLDVEVDGGVGPKTIDRCADAGANIIVAGTAIFNHSSPKDVIKFLRTRCDEAQERIKRERERIARGEPVDHEIKHYEDGRKSGWQSGAITPLSYPRVYMSASKREKLRRESQGALERGERPTLSSLQGMSGLSITPAASAVEGK, encoded by the coding sequence ATGCCAGCCACGAAGATCGCACCATCCGTGCTCGCCTCCGACCTTGGCAATCTCAACTGCGAATGTCAACGCATGATGGACTCAGGAGCCGACTGGCTTCACATGGACATCATGGATGGTCACTTTGTGCCCAACATTGTTATGGGCGCACCCGTCATTGCGTCTGTTTCCAAAGCTGTACCTAACATCTTTATGGACTGTCACATGATGGTCTCCGACCCAGGTAAATGGGTCAAGGATATTTCTGAAGCAGGTGGAGCCTCGTATACCTTCCACTTGGAAGCGACCGACGACCCTATGGATGTAGTGCGTCAGATCAAAGCCACCAAGATGCGTGCGGCTGTCGCTATCAACCCGGGAACGCCTGCGTCGGAGATCAGCGATGAACTCGGAAATGCGGTGGATATGATCCTGGTCATGACGGTATGGCCTGGCGCAGGTGGGCAGAAGTTTATGAAGGAGTGCATGCCCAAGGTGGCCGAGTTGCGAGCGAGGTTTCCAGACTTGGATGTCGAAGTTGATGGAGGTGTGGGTCCTAAGACGATCGATAGGTGTGCTGATGCTGGCGCCAACATCATTGTCGCAGGGACGGCGATATTTAACCATTCGTCACCCAAGGACGTCATCAAGTTCCTCAGGACGAGATGCGATGAAGCGCAGGAAAGAATCAAGAGAGAACGCGAACGAATCGCTCGTGGCGAGCCCGTAGACCACGAGATCAAACACTACGAAGACGGTCGCAAGAGCGGTTGGCAATCGGGCGCTATCACTCCATTGTCGTATCCAAGGGTGTACATGtcggcgagcaagagggAAAAGTTGAGGAGGGAATCGCAAGGTGCACTCGAGAGGGGCGAGAGGCCGACGTTGAGCTCGTTGCAGGGCATGAGTGGGCTCAGTATCACGCCTGCTGCCAGTGCGGTCGAGGGTAAATGA
- a CDS encoding uncharacterized protein (related to Glutathione S-transferase II), with protein MPGQYTLYSHRGPGPNPLKAAVLMEHLGISYDVIPLDFGDDSEKGVKGAKFLKINPNGRVPCLVSNDSEKFSVWESGAILYYLCDKHDAEGRFLGKNPEERAIVMQFLTFQLSGLGPTQGNVNFLYHYWQGAYGEKPQKSAFTRFEGETARLYQVLEDQLSKQQQRGSSFIALDRPTIADFAFWPWVRIAGFGNIDLSPYPAVRKWCAALENDAKSQAAIHKLPLK; from the exons ATGCCCGGCCAATACACTCTTTATTCGCACCGCGGTCCAGGACCAAATCCGCTCAAGGCGGCGGTACTTATGGAGCATCTTGGCATTTCATACGACGTTATTCCGCTCGATTTCGGTGATGATTCCGAGAAGGGGGTCAAAGGCGCCAAATTCTTGAAGATCAATCCCAACGGTCGAGTCCCTTGTCTTGTATCGAATGACAGTGAGAAATTCAGTGTTTGGGAAAGTGGTGCTATTCTCTACTACCTATGCGACAAACATGATGCAGAGGGCAGGTTTCTGGGGAAGAATCCAGAAGAACGTGCCATCGTCATGCAATTCTTGACGTTCCAACTTTCTGGCCTGGGTCCGACGCAA GGCAACGTCAACTTTTTGTATCACTACTGGCAAGGTGCGTACGGAGAGAAGCCTCAAAAGTCTGCCTTCACCCGATTCGAGGGCGAAACCGCGCGTCTTTATCAAGTGCTTGAGGATCagctgagcaagcagcagcaacgcggATCTAGCTTTATTGCTCTTGACCGTCCCACCATTGCCGACTTCGCGTTCTGGCCCTGGGTTCGCATTGCCGGTTTCGGCAACATTGATCTCTCGCCTTATCCTGCTGTGCGGAAATGGTGCGCCGCCCTGGAGAACGATGCCAAATCGCAGGCTGCTATTCATAAGCTTCCACTCAAGTAA
- a CDS encoding putative cytochrome-c oxidase chain IV, giving the protein MLFAARRFVARAPAALRVAPTPVTSASRLFTSSALRFAAGPPVIQGEGAKEGEIPTDEQQATGLERFELLGKLQGVDVFDMEPLQMTHLGTTEKPIKVKSFWPSRIVGCTGYPADSHDTIYLHLNNQLKHHRCPECGSVYEMDFEGDANAGHH; this is encoded by the exons ATGCTCTTCGCCGCTCGCCGCTTCGTTGCCCGCGCGCCCGCCGCTCTGCGCGTGGCCCCCACGCCTGtcacctcggcctcgcGACTCTTTACTTCGTCTGCACTCCGATTCGCTGCCGGACCACCCGTAATCCAGGGCGAGGGTGCCAAGGAGGGTGAGATTCCcaccgacgagcagcaggctACCggtcttgagcgcttcgagtTGCTCGGAAAGCTCCAGGGTGTTGATGTTTTCGACATGGAGCCTCTTCAGATGACCCACCTTGGTACTACCGAAAAGCCTATCAAGGTTAAGAGCTTC TGGCCAAGCCGAATTGTCGGATGCACCGGTTACCCCGCCGACTCGCACGACACCATCTACCTTCACCTCAAcaaccagctcaagcaccACCGATGCCCCGAATGCGGTAGCG TCTACGAGATGGACTTTGAAGGCGATGCGAACGCCGGCCACCACTAA
- a CDS encoding uncharacterized protein (related to Long-chain-fatty-acid--CoA ligase) has translation MSSRTSLSACAQLAGPASFRTSACRQVRLASSLHVSYQLHPTKKNANGALLSRVSGPTDKPLCELSLSQFWKQAVQNYADRPALISKHEPATQHGKAAADAGDCIRWSYGAMNEHVQSLVAGLHQLGVRKGDRVAILMMNCSAYGALQWACAQIGAVLVTLNPAYGTSELRRAIDLVEATTLFIVPSLRGTNYLDSLLELLPSLSSTASTSGDPTILQDESLPSLKRIVMLDNLDNRPRNWESNSVLAQQGKSFTDAMSALKHRAIDYRDLLISPKSHAATSDVLNTDVINLQLTSGTTGKPKAVALTSRNLLNNGIAIGDNLRFTEADKLCNIPPLFHCFGLVLGNLAAWTHGASIVYAAEGFDPLRSLRAVSEERCTALHGVPTHFIAELELLESAREHAQDPARYPLPKGMQQNEAFDFSSLRTGLTSGSTVPIALMEALVSPGKLGLRDQTVVYGMTETSPVTFGCDVDAPIVRRCETVGRVYPHVHAKIVSPDDPLGQPLPVGQPGELCTAGYVVMQGYWKDPQRTDEALERHPDEPEIVWMRTGDIAIMDEEGYVRIVGRSKDVIIRGGENLFPPNIENCIDRMEGIATNAVIAVPDEKYGEAVGVFVARSHAEAPVTPAKIRAYVKKHVGGQSAPAWVWFLGEEGIPAEFPKTASGKIQKVVLRDWAKDLAARNQGKVDKV, from the exons ATGTCATCTCGCACGTCACTGTCAGCTTGCGCCCAGTTAGCAGGACCGGCCAGCTTTCGCACTTCAGCTTGTCGACAGGTGCGACtggcttcgagcttgcacGTTTCCTACCAGCTACATCCTACCAAGAAGAATGCCAATGGTGCACTGCTCTCACGAGTCTCGGGACCGACGGACAAACCTCTTTGCGAGCTTTCACTGAGCCAATTCTGGAAGCAAGCGGTGCAAAATTACGCTGATCGACCCGCACTGATTTCAAAACATGAGCCAGCCACACAGCATGGCAAAGCAGCGGCCGATGCGGGCGACTGCATTCGTTGGTCGTACGGTGCCATGAACGAGCACGTGCAGAGCCTTGTCGCTGGACTACACCAGCTAGGCGTACGAAAAGGAGATCGCGTTGCCATACTCATGAT GAATTGTTCCGCATATGGGGCTTTGCAGTGGGCTTGTGCTCAGATCGGAGCCGTGCTGGTCACTCTGAATCCTGCCTACGGCACGTCCGAGCTTCGACGGGCTATAGACCTTGTTGAGGCCACTACTCTGTTTATTGTACCCTCCCTTCGTGGAACAAACTacctcgactcgctccTCGAACTTCTTCCGTCTCTGTCGAGCACTGCCTCCACCTCTGGTGATCCAACTATTCTACAAGATGAgtcgctgccaagcttgaAGCGCATCGTGATGCTAGACAATCTCGACAATAGACCTAGAAACTGGGAAAGCAATAGTGTGCTGGCACAGCAAGGCAAGAGCTTCACTGACGCCATGTCGGCGCTGAAACACCGTGCCATCGATTACCGTGACCTTCTAATTTCTCCCAAGTCTCATGCTGCTACATCGGACGTGCTCAACACAGACGTTATTAATTTGCAGCTCACCTCTGGAACCACAGGCAAGCCCAAGGCTGTAGCACTCACGTCTCGAAATCTCCTCAATAACGGGATCGCAATCGGTGACAATCTCAGATTCACCGAGGCAGATAAGCTGTGCAACATTCCGCCACTATTCC ACTGCTTTGGTTTAGTGCTTGGAAATCTGGCCGCTTGGACTCATGGAGCTTCGATTGTCTACGCTGCTGAGGGCTTTGATCCTCTGCGGTCTCTGCGTGCTGTTTCTGAAGAGCGCTGCACCGCCTTGCACGGTGTACCTACCCATTTCATCGCTGAATTGGAGCTCCTCGAATCGGCCAGGGAGCATGCACAAGATCCGGCGCGCTACCCATTACCCAAGGGCATGCAGCAGAATGAAGCTTTCGACTTTTCTTCTTTGCGAACCGGTCTTACAAG CGGTTCCACGGTTCCCATTGCGCTTATGGAAGCTCTGGTAAGCCCAGGCAAGCTGGGTCTGCGAGATCAAACGGTGGTCTATGGCATGACCGAGACGTCTCCGGTCACTTTCGGATGCG ATGTCGACGCACCCATCGTAAGGAGATGCGAGACTGTTGGCCGAGTCTATCCACATGTGCATGCTAAAATTGTCTCTCCTGATGACCCACTGGGCCAGCCCCTACCGGTCGGCCAACCTGGGGAGCTCTGC ACCGCCGGATACGTCGTGATGCAAGGCTATTGGAAAGATCCACAAAGGACAGACGAAGCCTTGGAGCGACATCCAGATGAGCCCGAAATTGTGTGGATGCGAACTGGCGACATCGCTATCATGGACGAGGAGGGCTACGTACGCATCGTTGGCCGATCCAAGGATGTGATCATCCGTGGAG GCGAAAATCTCTTCCCTCCGAACATTGAAAA CTGCATTGATCGCATGGAAGGAATCGCCACAAACGCTGTCATCGCTGTGCCAGATGAGAAATACGGAGAA GCTGTGGGTGTTTTTGTGGCAAGATCGCATGCAGAGGCACCCGTCACACCAGCAAAGATACGTGCCTACGTGAAAAAGCACGTTGGGGGACAGAGCGCACCAGCCTGGGTATGGTTCCTGGGCGAGGAAGGTATTCCTGCCGAGTTCCCCAAGACAGCCTCGGGCAAGATCCAAAAG GTTGTTCTTCGCGACTGGGCCAAAGATCTTGCCGCAAGGAATCAGGGCAAAGTCGACAAAGTCTAG